Proteins encoded together in one Camelina sativa cultivar DH55 chromosome 9, Cs, whole genome shotgun sequence window:
- the LOC104710778 gene encoding putative cysteine-rich repeat secretory protein 14, giving the protein MYASFQNNVLFIPKQCTLHSKTMYASFQNNVLFILVPTLVVVASQLLLIHRVSSLKMTNAYLDHKCSANQGKYKPGSNYEKIFDSGIQELSNNTKASRGGYVYMDYTDLDEIRFEPERVYFTFQCRGDIYGPQCRSCFATARSELIKRCPRDKGAIIWYEHCLLQFSSISTAGRINYDDNVCYNTARARPNAKSHTGDSVLEFLTLLDNLTSIAVTKRSKFFKNVDQPALFAAGEKTFGNKKMYVMVQCTRDLNAKACEECVVYNIKHFKDCYEKKPVGLKSGARVLGRSCNFRFERYPFVNPKTSSIYLKF; this is encoded by the exons ATGTACGCTTCATTCCAAAACAATGTACTCTTCATTCCAAAACAATGTACGCTTCATTCCAAAACAATGTACGCTTCATTCCAAAACAATGTACTCTTCATTTTAGTACCAACCTTGGTCGTGGTGGCCAGTCAGCTGCTCCTTATCCATAGAGTTTCGTCCTTGAAAATGACCAATGCGTACCTGGACCACAAATGCTCAGCCAATCAAGGGAAATACAAGCCAGGAAGTAACTACGAGAAAATCTTTGATTCAGGCATTCAAGAATTATCCAATAATACAAAAGCTTCTCGTGGCGGTTACGTCTATATGGACTATACCGATCTTGATGAAATTCGTTTTGAACCTGAAAGGGTCTACTTCACCTTTCAGTGCCGTGGAGACATTTACGGGCCTCAGTGCCGCTCCTGCTTTGCCACTGCCCGGTCTGAG CTTATCAAGAGATGTCCGAGAGATAAGGGGGCAATAATATGGTACGAGCATTGTCTTCTCCAGTTTTCTTCGATCAGTACCGCAGGGCGGATCAATTACGATGATAATGTATGTTATAATACCGCAAGGGCAAGGCCGAACGCAAAAAGTCATACCGGTGATTCTGTTTTGGAGTTTTTGACTCTCCTCGATAACCTGACAAGTATAGCCGTCACTAAAAGAagtaaattctttaaaaatgtgGACCAGCCGGCACTATTTGCGGCAGGAGAGAAGACGTTCGGGAACAAGAAAATGTATGTAATGGTTCAGTGTACGCGTGATTTAAATGCTAAGGCTTGTGAGGAGTGTGTGGTATATAATATTAAGCATTTTAAAGATTGCTATGAAAAAAAACCAGTAGGTTTGAAAAGCGGTGCAAGAGTTTTGGGTAGGAGCTGTAACTTTCGGTTTGAGCGTTACCCTTTTGTTAACCCCAAGACCAGTTCTATTTATTTGAAGTTCTAA